The genomic interval GAAGCCTTGGCATCTCCACTGCCAGAGCTTTGTCATTTCGAGACTCCGATTCGTCCGTGGTAGAGGTCGCGGTCTCCGTTAACTTCCCACGGTTGCCCCACGATTGAGCGACCGTCCGCGAACCGTTCGAGCGCCGCACTCGAGTCAGGCACCAAAGTTCGCCGGACCACGCCAACCGCCAGCACGAGACGGGAAGGTCGGGGGACTCGTCGCCCTCGCTCCAGTCCTCAGCACCCAGTTCGATCAGGACCGCTGCCGCGAACCGCGGAAGAAATGCGTCAAGTCACCAATTCTCACCACATCCGGATCGTGTCACATGAGGCGTCGGAAGCTCGGCCGGCGCGGCGGCAGTACGCGAACGGGCAATGGACTCGACATCCAGCCACAGGGGGGCAAAGCAGGGACGAAATGCCCTATTGCGGTGAGGGAATCGGAGGTCAGGCTTCGAGGCATCGATGTTTCAGATGAGGACAGATCATGACGATGCCGCCGCTGTTTCCACCGCCGACGGGGTCTGCGCGCCCCCCGAGGGAGCGTCTGCTGTGGCCCTGGATCCTGTTCGGCGCAACGGTTCTCGCTCTCTGTGGATATGCCGCGGTGATCAGTGCCGCCGTGGACTCGGCGATCCGGTCGTCCACCGAGACTCCTGCTGCGGTTGCTCCCCCCGCGGAGAGCCCCACACCCACTCCGGCGGTGCTGATCCCACCGTTGCCTGCCATACCGCAACCCAAAACCATTACCTACGAAGTCATCTCGAATGCCGCCCTGAATACTGTCGTCTACTTCGACGAGCGGTCCGATCTCGCGAAGGAGCCGGGTGTTCGCGCGCCGTGGACGAGGACCGTGGTGAACAATTCGGCGGTGACCGTCTCAGGGCTCAGTGCGCAGACCAACGGCACGTCGATCACCTGCCGGATCACCGTGGACGGGGTGGTGGCGGACGAACGGACCGCCACGGGCAGGTATGCGGCGGTCAATTGCTCCGCGCGCTGATGTTCGCACGAATTGCCTTGCGCCCGAGGGGCTGTAGTATGAGCGTCTCGCGGTAGACGAAGGAGTGGGGGATGCCGTACGCCGTTGTGGGGGTTGTGACCCTCCTTTTGTGGGTGTATTGCCTGATCGATGTCATCACGGCGCCGGAGAGCGAAATTCGGCAGTTGCCGAAGGCCGGGTGGTTGCTGGTGGTCATCCT from Nocardia wallacei carries:
- a CDS encoding MmpS family transport accessory protein, translated to MTMPPLFPPPTGSARPPRERLLWPWILFGATVLALCGYAAVISAAVDSAIRSSTETPAAVAPPAESPTPTPAVLIPPLPAIPQPKTITYEVISNAALNTVVYFDERSDLAKEPGVRAPWTRTVVNNSAVTVSGLSAQTNGTSITCRITVDGVVADERTATGRYAAVNCSAR